In one window of Janthinobacterium sp. 1_2014MBL_MicDiv DNA:
- a CDS encoding outer membrane protein assembly factor BamD: MQKKLSLVVASVVLLGMSACSLLPEKVDETKNWSVTKLYSEAREEMSGQHYEAAIGLFQKLEANYPFGNYALQAQMEIAYAYYKSGDQAQALAAVERFIKLHPNHANVDYMYYLRGLISFNDQISFLNFLYEQDPTERDPKATREAFAAFKQLVDKFPNSKYAPDSLARMNYLIDAMAKYEVHVARYYYRRGAYLAAANRAQTTISDFAASPAIEEALFIMYRSYDKLGLTDLRDDALRVLTRNYPNTAFLSPEGVNKERKWWKFWQ; encoded by the coding sequence ATGCAAAAAAAATTATCGTTGGTAGTCGCTTCAGTCGTTCTGCTCGGCATGTCCGCTTGCAGCTTGTTGCCTGAAAAAGTGGATGAGACCAAAAACTGGTCCGTTACGAAATTATACTCGGAGGCGCGTGAAGAAATGTCCGGGCAGCACTATGAAGCTGCAATCGGTCTGTTTCAGAAGCTGGAGGCTAACTATCCTTTCGGCAACTATGCTCTGCAAGCGCAGATGGAGATCGCTTACGCGTATTATAAGTCGGGAGACCAGGCTCAGGCGTTGGCTGCCGTCGAACGCTTCATCAAGTTGCATCCGAACCACGCCAATGTGGACTATATGTACTACTTGCGGGGCCTGATCAGCTTTAACGACCAGATCAGCTTCCTGAACTTCCTGTACGAGCAAGATCCGACCGAGCGCGACCCGAAGGCCACGCGCGAAGCGTTTGCGGCCTTCAAGCAACTGGTCGATAAGTTCCCGAACAGCAAGTACGCACCCGATTCGCTGGCCCGCATGAATTATCTGATCGATGCGATGGCGAAATACGAAGTGCACGTGGCGCGCTATTACTACCGCCGCGGCGCCTACCTGGCCGCCGCCAACCGCGCGCAAACGACGATCAGCGACTTCGCCGCCTCGCCGGCGATCGAGGAAGCGCTGTTCATCATGTACCGCTCGTACGACAAGCTGGGCTTGACCGACTTGCGCGACGACGCCTTGCGCGTGCTGACCAGGAACTACCCGAACACGGCATTCCTCAGCCCGGAAGGGGTGAACAAGGAACGCAAGTGGTGGAAGTTCTGGCAGTAA
- a CDS encoding RluA family pseudouridine synthase: protein MADPAFDSLSDHGSEEAFDGDFAADDVFEEMAPITLELTPDACGHRLDKVISKLVPQYSRSRLQLWLEAGFVTVDGKVAKRNMTAYGDEKIVILPQSAPEDEAFKPEAMELNIVHEDEHIIVINKPAGLVVHPGPGNWSGTLLNGLLHHCPQLAGVPRAGIVHRLDKDTSGLMVVGKTLASQTDLVRQLQARTVKREYFALVWGTPKAAGTIDASIARHPRDRVKMAVSENFTAKPAITHYELIGSGELDRRPVSLMQCRLETGRTHQIRVHMQHLGFALVGDYVYGKQHLVSVFSRQALQARRLGLVHPGTLEACEWIVPLADDFAELIATAGIPEPEQV from the coding sequence TTGGCTGACCCCGCGTTTGACTCCCTTTCTGACCATGGTAGCGAAGAGGCGTTTGACGGCGATTTTGCCGCCGACGACGTCTTCGAGGAAATGGCCCCGATTACACTGGAACTGACGCCGGACGCCTGCGGCCACCGCCTCGATAAAGTCATTTCCAAGCTGGTGCCGCAATATTCGCGCAGCCGCTTGCAATTGTGGCTGGAAGCCGGTTTCGTGACCGTGGACGGAAAAGTTGCCAAACGCAACATGACCGCCTATGGCGATGAAAAGATCGTCATTCTGCCGCAAAGCGCGCCGGAAGACGAGGCTTTTAAGCCGGAAGCGATGGAATTGAACATCGTGCACGAGGATGAGCATATCATCGTGATCAACAAACCGGCCGGACTGGTCGTGCATCCGGGCCCCGGCAACTGGTCGGGCACCCTGCTCAACGGCCTGCTGCACCACTGCCCGCAACTGGCGGGCGTGCCGCGCGCCGGCATCGTGCACCGCCTGGACAAGGATACGAGCGGCCTGATGGTGGTCGGCAAGACGCTTGCCTCGCAGACGGACCTCGTGCGCCAGTTGCAGGCGCGCACCGTCAAGCGCGAGTATTTCGCGCTGGTGTGGGGCACGCCGAAGGCGGCGGGCACCATCGACGCCTCCATCGCGCGCCACCCGCGCGACCGCGTCAAGATGGCCGTGTCGGAAAATTTCACGGCCAAGCCCGCCATCACGCACTATGAATTGATCGGCAGCGGCGAACTCGACCGCCGTCCCGTGAGCCTGATGCAGTGCCGCCTGGAAACAGGCCGCACCCACCAGATCCGCGTGCACATGCAGCACCTGGGCTTTGCGCTGGTCGGTGATTATGTGTACGGCAAGCAGCACCTGGTGTCCGTGTTCTCGCGCCAGGCGCTGCAGGCGCGCCGCCTGGGCCTCGTGCATCCGGGCACGCTGGAAGCGTGCGAGTGGATCGTACCGCTGGCCGATGACTTCGCGGAACTGATCGCCACCGCCGGCATTCCCGAGCCGGAACAGGTCTGA
- the pgeF gene encoding peptidoglycan editing factor PgeF yields the protein MTAPLSCLIPHWPGLPANVGALATVRAGGVSLGPYGDGQGGGGLNLGTHVGDEPAHVAANRARLAAMLPSQPAWLSQVHGVAVADAGKLDGCVPDADASIATQAGAVCVVMTADCLPVLFSSSDGLVVGAAHAGWRGLANGVLQRTVERMRAQGATDILAWLGPAIGPQQFEVGHDVLQAFRDGARDAAERQVLSDAFSAIAGKSGKYLADIYGLARTMLLRDGVAQVAGGEYCTVSDAAQFYSYRRDGVTGRQASLIWRK from the coding sequence ATGACGGCACCGTTGTCTTGCCTGATTCCCCATTGGCCCGGCTTGCCCGCGAACGTGGGCGCGCTGGCGACCGTGCGCGCGGGCGGCGTCAGCCTGGGGCCATACGGTGACGGGCAGGGCGGCGGTGGCTTGAACCTGGGCACGCACGTGGGCGATGAGCCCGCGCACGTGGCGGCCAACCGCGCGCGGCTGGCCGCCATGCTGCCGTCACAACCGGCCTGGCTGTCGCAGGTGCATGGCGTGGCCGTGGCCGATGCTGGCAAGCTCGACGGTTGCGTGCCCGATGCCGATGCCAGCATCGCCACGCAGGCGGGTGCCGTATGCGTGGTGATGACGGCCGATTGCCTGCCGGTGCTGTTCAGCTCAAGCGATGGCCTCGTCGTCGGCGCGGCCCATGCGGGCTGGCGCGGCCTGGCCAACGGCGTCTTGCAGCGCACGGTGGAGCGCATGCGCGCGCAGGGCGCGACGGACATCCTCGCCTGGCTGGGGCCGGCCATTGGCCCCCAGCAATTCGAGGTGGGGCACGACGTGCTGCAGGCGTTTCGCGACGGCGCGCGCGACGCTGCCGAGCGACAAGTGCTGTCCGATGCGTTCAGCGCCATCGCTGGCAAGTCGGGCAAGTACCTGGCCGATATCTATGGCCTGGCGCGCACCATGCTGCTGCGCGATGGCGTGGCGCAGGTGGCGGGAGGGGAATACTGCACCGTCAGCGATGCGGCGCAGTTTTATTCGTACCGGCGCGATGGCGTCACGGGAAGACAGGCCAGCTTGATCTGGCGCAAATAA
- the phaC gene encoding class I poly(R)-hydroxyalkanoic acid synthase has product MMTKEWMAQISNPEQWKTWFNMVPQPSSNPIAGILQDAGASIKPEAIEQLKNAYVAKLTGLWADFMAGKTPELKDRRFAAPAWHASPLSAFNAAAYLLNAEFLTAMAEAVEATPHQKQKIAFAVQQIVDAMSPANFLATNPDAQQTLIETKGESLAKGLSNMLADMQKGRISQSDESAFEVGRNVATTPGTVVFENALFQLIQYTPTTATVHQRPLLMVPPCINKFYILDLQPENSLVRYAVEQGNTVFLMSWRNPDLSMQHLTWDDYVEQGVIAAIRVAQEVSGQDKLNMFGFCVGGTIVSTALAVLKARGENPAASLTLLTTFLDFCDTGALDVFIDEPQVALREQTLAKGGLMSGRDLGSTFSSLRPNDLVWNYVQSNYLKGKEPPAFDLLYWNGDGTGLPGPMFCWYLRNTYLENSLKVPGKLTVAGEKIDLSSIDAPAFIYGSREDHIVPWGAAYASTALLNPKKPKANRFILGASGHIAGVINPASKKKRSYWSNDAGKGARTAKAKPLSAEQWLQGATEHVGSWWPEWAAFLAEHGGAQVKAPGKPGNKRHAAIEPAPGRYVKVRAD; this is encoded by the coding sequence ATGATGACCAAAGAATGGATGGCGCAGATCAGCAATCCTGAGCAGTGGAAGACATGGTTCAACATGGTACCGCAGCCTTCCAGCAATCCGATTGCCGGCATTTTGCAGGATGCGGGCGCCAGCATCAAGCCGGAAGCGATCGAGCAACTGAAAAACGCCTACGTGGCCAAGCTGACGGGCTTGTGGGCTGACTTTATGGCCGGCAAGACGCCGGAACTGAAAGACCGCCGCTTTGCCGCGCCCGCCTGGCATGCGAGCCCCTTGTCGGCCTTCAATGCGGCCGCGTATTTGCTGAACGCCGAATTCCTCACCGCCATGGCCGAGGCCGTGGAAGCGACGCCGCATCAGAAGCAAAAGATTGCATTCGCCGTGCAGCAAATCGTCGACGCCATGTCGCCCGCCAATTTCCTCGCCACCAATCCCGACGCCCAGCAAACCCTGATCGAGACCAAGGGCGAGAGCCTGGCCAAGGGCTTGAGCAACATGCTGGCCGACATGCAGAAGGGCCGCATCTCGCAATCCGACGAATCGGCGTTCGAGGTGGGCCGCAACGTGGCGACCACGCCGGGCACGGTGGTGTTTGAAAATGCGCTGTTCCAGCTGATCCAGTACACGCCGACGACCGCCACGGTACACCAGCGGCCCCTGTTGATGGTGCCGCCGTGCATCAATAAATTCTATATCCTTGACTTGCAGCCGGAAAACTCGCTCGTGCGCTACGCGGTGGAGCAGGGCAACACCGTGTTCCTCATGTCGTGGCGCAATCCGGACCTGAGCATGCAGCACCTGACGTGGGACGATTACGTGGAGCAGGGCGTGATCGCCGCCATACGGGTGGCGCAGGAGGTGTCGGGCCAGGACAAGCTGAATATGTTCGGCTTTTGCGTGGGCGGCACCATCGTCTCGACGGCGCTGGCCGTGCTCAAGGCGCGCGGCGAGAATCCGGCCGCCAGCCTGACGCTGCTGACGACCTTCCTCGACTTCTGCGACACGGGCGCGCTCGATGTCTTTATCGACGAGCCGCAAGTGGCGTTGCGCGAGCAGACGCTGGCCAAGGGCGGCCTGATGTCGGGCCGCGACCTGGGCAGCACGTTCTCCAGCCTGCGGCCGAACGACCTCGTGTGGAATTACGTGCAGTCGAATTACCTGAAGGGCAAGGAACCGCCCGCGTTTGATTTGCTGTACTGGAATGGCGACGGCACGGGCTTGCCGGGCCCCATGTTCTGCTGGTATTTGCGCAATACTTACCTGGAAAACAGCTTGAAAGTGCCGGGCAAGCTGACCGTGGCCGGCGAGAAAATCGACCTCAGCAGCATCGACGCGCCCGCCTTCATCTATGGCTCGCGCGAAGACCATATCGTGCCCTGGGGCGCGGCCTATGCCAGCACGGCCTTGCTGAACCCGAAGAAGCCGAAGGCCAACCGTTTTATTCTGGGCGCTTCGGGCCATATCGCCGGCGTGATCAATCCCGCCTCGAAGAAAAAGCGCAGTTACTGGAGCAATGACGCAGGCAAAGGCGCCCGCACGGCGAAGGCCAAGCCCCTGAGTGCCGAGCAATGGCTGCAAGGCGCCACCGAGCACGTGGGCAGCTGGTGGCCGGAATGGGCGGCTTTCCTGGCGGAACACGGCGGCGCCCAGGTGAAGGCGCCAGGCAAGCCCGGCAATAAACGCCACGCGGCAATCGAGCCGGCGCCGGGGCGGTATGTTAAAGTCAGGGCGGACTAG
- the phaR gene encoding polyhydroxyalkanoate synthesis repressor PhaR, whose product MSSAKKSIDRLIKKYPNRRLYDTQTSSYITLTDVKQLVLDNEEFTVVDAKSSEDLTRSILLQIILEEEASGVPMFSSGVLSQIIRYYGHAMQGMMGSYLEKNVQAFTDIQHKFTGTSAGSFEGKPFSPEMWTQFMNVQGPMMQGMMNNYIDQSKSLFVQMQEQMQSQSKNLFGTFPFVPPVPPTDKK is encoded by the coding sequence ATGAGTAGTGCAAAAAAAAGTATAGACCGCCTGATTAAAAAATACCCCAACCGCCGTCTGTACGACACGCAAACCAGTTCCTACATCACCTTGACGGACGTCAAGCAGCTGGTGTTGGACAATGAGGAATTCACGGTGGTCGATGCCAAGTCCAGTGAAGACTTGACGCGTAGCATCTTGCTGCAGATCATTTTGGAAGAAGAGGCCAGCGGCGTGCCGATGTTCTCCAGCGGCGTGTTGTCGCAGATCATCCGCTACTATGGCCACGCCATGCAGGGCATGATGGGGTCCTACCTGGAAAAGAACGTGCAAGCGTTCACCGATATCCAGCACAAGTTCACGGGCACCTCGGCCGGCAGCTTCGAAGGCAAGCCATTCAGCCCGGAAATGTGGACCCAGTTCATGAATGTCCAGGGTCCAATGATGCAAGGCATGATGAACAACTATATCGACCAGAGCAAGAGCCTGTTCGTGCAGATGCAGGAGCAGATGCAGAGCCAGAGCAAGAACCTGTTCGGTACCTTCCCGTTCGTGCCGCCAGTCCCGCCAACAGACAAGAAATAA